A DNA window from Hevea brasiliensis isolate MT/VB/25A 57/8 chromosome 2, ASM3005281v1, whole genome shotgun sequence contains the following coding sequences:
- the LOC110663329 gene encoding uncharacterized protein LOC110663329: MAVMKDAHIVEIPVDEEHQHKLLCAMNTVTAIQNHPLTEISHSPGHLLLLKLWQREEDLFCRRIAVKESRMDSTRREIFQLCCFFLLFHGIFLTMLFTSSVNSREHTCRKWWIPSFVSVSTSLVFVFLVQVKVFRYWKVWRQLQRERNDNRALARCIQELRMKGSSFDLSKEPQSAKRMKSSSVEIKWKPLTWCSQYLINICLICFSGLVFPASKFILCGF, translated from the coding sequence ATGGCTGTAATGAAAGATGCTCATATCGTAGAAATTCCAGTAGATGAAGAACACCAACACAAGCTTCTGTGTGCTATGAACACAGTCACAGCAATTCAGAACCACCCACTAACAGAAATCTCCCATAGTCCCGGCCATCTGCTGCTTCTCAAGCTCTGGCAAAGAGAAGAGGATCTTTTCTGCCGCCGAATTGCTGTGAAAGAGTCTAGAATGGATTCTACCAGACGTGAAATCTTCCAACTTTGTTGTTTCTTTTTACTCTTCCATGGAATCTTTTTAACCATGTTGTTTACCTCTTCTGTCAACAGCAGAGAGCATACTTGCAGAAAATGGTGGATACCCTCTTTTGTGTCAGTGTCCACTTCACTTGTGTTTGTGTTTCTTGTTCAGGTTAAAGTTTTCAGGTACTGGAAGGTGTGGAGGCAGTTGCAGAGGGAGAGGAATGATAACAGAGCCCTAGCGAGGTGCATTCAAGAGCTGAGAATGAAAGGGTCGAGTTTCGATTTGTCCAAGGAGCCACAGAGCGCGAAGAGAATGAAAAGCTCCAGTGTTGAGATCAAATGGAAGCCACTCACTTGGTGTTCACAGTATCTGATTAATATCTGTC